The following are encoded in a window of Armatimonas rosea genomic DNA:
- a CDS encoding DUF1559 domain-containing protein produces MTRLSNTRRAFTLIELLVVIAIIAILAAILFPVFAQARERARAVSCISNLKQIGLGLMMYAQDYDETLPVAFPANPPINGGGQAVTPFESMIEPYTKNTDMWKCPSVRGSAGANYGLGNYWDGKFNTAPKTRTYSSVGRINTREAGNNTDPNTGMSNWGGTPTALAAMTAPAETIEVVDVNGGDINYGSPWGSLFTGCDTWKLGGRQAGQDAATSGGCNAQYASAGTKGHFDAGNYVFADGHVKALKWGAARANDFYLFKNNKSTTVFVP; encoded by the coding sequence ATGACTCGTCTTTCTAATACACGAAGAGCTTTTACGCTTATTGAGCTCCTCGTTGTTATCGCCATTATCGCGATCCTTGCCGCGATTCTTTTCCCCGTTTTTGCACAGGCACGTGAGCGCGCCCGTGCCGTCTCCTGTATCTCCAACCTCAAGCAGATCGGGCTTGGGCTGATGATGTATGCTCAAGACTATGACGAGACCCTGCCCGTGGCCTTCCCGGCAAACCCGCCCATCAACGGTGGTGGCCAGGCCGTTACCCCGTTTGAGTCCATGATCGAGCCCTACACCAAGAACACCGACATGTGGAAGTGTCCCAGTGTTCGTGGTAGCGCTGGCGCAAACTATGGCCTGGGCAACTACTGGGACGGTAAGTTCAACACGGCCCCCAAGACCCGCACCTACAGCTCCGTGGGACGCATCAACACCCGTGAGGCAGGAAACAATACCGATCCCAACACCGGTATGTCCAACTGGGGTGGAACCCCCACCGCGCTCGCAGCCATGACCGCACCGGCAGAGACCATCGAGGTCGTCGATGTCAACGGTGGCGACATCAACTACGGCTCGCCCTGGGGCTCCCTCTTCACCGGATGTGACACCTGGAAGCTCGGCGGACGTCAAGCGGGCCAGGATGCAGCGACCTCGGGCGGCTGTAATGCTCAGTACGCGAGTGCAGGCACCAAGGGTCACTTCGACGCCGGCAACTATGTCTTCGCCGACGGCCATGTCAAGGCACTCAAGTGGGGAGCGGCTCGTGCAAACGACTTCTACCTCTTCAAGAACAACAAGAGCACCACGGTCTTCGTCCCGTAG
- a CDS encoding tetratricopeptide repeat protein has product MSSPSPHASSKATSRQRLRWLGVALVLATLGLGSRSLVQAYHATWLRESYLDDLELYTRRAPTDGPALALLGGRLAEVNRFGEAADALGKAIQTGMRDELLWRTWAACLTTSNQRPAARSVLEEARKGGADKPEVVEEALKRAEALPKGASDIEVAKALCPNGPSEVSQRYSLGSYLNSYFDGQARRDRAHSGFIYRERLAHANPDSLEAQLLWAEALVRNGRYRDAEQAAQKALTLAPDSLEAQLASADVLLAGGAGVKAALAYKKILAQRKDWLPAVVGLGRAATLLKLHRLALENLEKASKQDPKNVEVWIALGKAYFYQGLRYDLSLAAYQKAAQLAPERTDFFTPMADALRANYKPAESEALLRRRLAAAPRDAQAHYMLGYHLTTQQSSPARVAEAEQHLRLSLQLEPDAISAKQALAQILLDKNDPKQAADAGILLNEVLQARPRDISALRLMALAYRKIGKPDKAKEIQEVATEVSRIDDEVRRLVEQELAHPADIAIHEKLALLYQQTGELEKAKQQMGMIQMLKTHPEQAARGLQALMDATMRETADTPKKP; this is encoded by the coding sequence ATGTCTTCTCCCTCTCCGCACGCTTCGTCTAAGGCTACATCGCGTCAGCGCCTCCGCTGGCTCGGTGTGGCCTTAGTTCTTGCTACCCTAGGACTCGGTAGCCGCTCCCTGGTTCAGGCCTACCACGCGACCTGGCTACGGGAGTCCTACCTGGACGACCTAGAGCTCTACACCCGGCGCGCCCCCACCGATGGACCGGCGCTCGCCCTGCTCGGGGGACGGCTCGCAGAGGTCAATCGCTTTGGAGAGGCCGCCGATGCCCTGGGAAAGGCGATCCAGACCGGGATGCGCGATGAGCTCCTCTGGCGTACCTGGGCCGCCTGCCTCACCACCTCAAACCAGCGACCCGCTGCCCGCTCGGTCCTTGAAGAGGCACGCAAGGGCGGTGCGGATAAGCCGGAGGTGGTGGAAGAGGCACTGAAGCGAGCGGAGGCACTGCCCAAAGGGGCAAGCGATATCGAGGTCGCCAAGGCACTCTGTCCCAATGGCCCCAGCGAGGTCAGCCAGCGCTACTCCCTGGGAAGCTACCTCAATAGCTACTTCGACGGCCAAGCCCGCCGGGACCGTGCCCACAGCGGCTTTATCTACCGTGAGCGGCTCGCCCACGCCAACCCCGACTCGCTGGAGGCACAGCTCCTCTGGGCCGAGGCGCTGGTGCGCAACGGCCGCTACCGTGATGCGGAGCAGGCCGCGCAGAAGGCTCTCACCCTCGCCCCCGACTCGCTGGAGGCACAGCTTGCCAGCGCCGATGTCCTCCTCGCGGGGGGTGCGGGCGTCAAAGCGGCACTTGCCTACAAGAAAATTCTCGCCCAGCGCAAGGACTGGCTCCCCGCCGTGGTGGGTCTGGGACGCGCCGCGACCCTCCTCAAGCTCCACCGGCTCGCGCTGGAGAACCTGGAGAAGGCCAGCAAGCAGGACCCCAAGAACGTCGAGGTCTGGATCGCGCTGGGGAAGGCCTACTTCTACCAGGGCCTGCGCTACGATCTCTCGCTAGCCGCCTACCAGAAAGCCGCGCAGCTCGCCCCGGAGCGCACGGACTTCTTCACCCCCATGGCCGATGCCCTGCGCGCCAACTACAAGCCTGCGGAGTCCGAGGCCCTGCTGCGCCGTCGCCTCGCCGCCGCCCCCCGCGATGCCCAGGCGCACTACATGCTGGGCTACCACCTCACCACCCAGCAGAGCAGCCCCGCCCGGGTCGCGGAGGCCGAGCAGCACCTGCGCCTCTCCCTCCAGCTGGAGCCCGATGCGATCTCCGCAAAGCAGGCACTCGCGCAGATCCTCCTCGATAAAAACGATCCCAAGCAGGCCGCCGATGCGGGAATTCTGCTCAATGAGGTGCTCCAGGCAAGACCGCGCGACATCAGTGCCCTGCGCCTGATGGCCCTGGCCTACCGCAAGATTGGCAAGCCCGACAAGGCCAAGGAGATTCAGGAGGTCGCCACGGAGGTCTCGCGAATCGATGACGAGGTACGGCGCTTGGTGGAGCAGGAGCTCGCCCACCCCGCCGATATCGCCATCCACGAGAAGCTCGCGCTACTCTACCAGCAGACCGGCGAGCTGGAGAAGGCAAAGCAGCAGATGGGCATGATCCAGATGCTCAAGACCCACCCCGAGCAAGCCGCCCGTGGCCTCCAAGCCCTGATGGACGCCACGATGCGCGAGACGGCCGACACGCCCAAGAAGCCCTAG
- a CDS encoding DUF1559 domain-containing protein: protein MTRLSSQKRAFTLIELLVVIAIIAILAAILFPVFAQARERARAISCISNLKQIGLGLMMYSQDYDETLPVAFPANPPINGGGQAVTPLESMLEPYTKNTDMWKCPSSRAKAGAGYGLGNYWDGRFNNDPKTRTYSSVGRINTREAGNNTDQNTGMSNWGGTPTALAAMTAPAETIEVVDVNGGDVNYGSPWGSLFTGCDTWKLGGRKAGQDATTSGGCDSQYANAGTSGHFESGNYVFADGHVKALKWGAARANDFYLFKNNKSTAVFVP from the coding sequence ATGACTCGTCTTTCTTCTCAAAAAAGAGCGTTTACGCTCATCGAACTCCTGGTCGTTATCGCCATTATCGCGATTCTTGCTGCCATTCTCTTCCCCGTTTTTGCACAGGCACGTGAGCGCGCCCGTGCGATCTCCTGTATCTCCAACCTCAAGCAGATCGGGCTTGGGCTGATGATGTACTCCCAGGACTACGACGAGACCCTCCCCGTGGCCTTCCCGGCAAACCCGCCCATCAACGGTGGCGGCCAGGCGGTCACTCCCCTAGAGTCCATGCTGGAGCCCTACACCAAGAACACCGACATGTGGAAGTGTCCGAGCTCCCGCGCCAAGGCCGGAGCCGGCTACGGTCTGGGCAACTACTGGGACGGTCGGTTCAACAACGACCCCAAGACCCGCACCTACAGCTCCGTGGGACGCATCAACACCCGTGAGGCAGGAAACAACACCGACCAGAACACGGGCATGTCCAACTGGGGTGGAACTCCCACCGCGCTCGCAGCCATGACCGCACCGGCGGAGACCATCGAGGTCGTCGATGTCAACGGCGGCGATGTCAACTACGGCTCGCCCTGGGGCTCCCTCTTCACCGGATGTGACACCTGGAAGCTCGGCGGACGCAAGGCCGGACAGGACGCCACAACCTCGGGTGGCTGCGACTCACAGTACGCCAACGCAGGGACCTCGGGACACTTTGAGTCTGGCAACTATGTCTTCGCCGACGGCCATGTCAAGGCACTCAAGTGGGGAGCGGCTCGTGCAAACGACTTCTACCTCTTCAAGAACAACAAGAGCACCGCGGTCTTCGTACCGTAG